Part of the Nostoc sp. ATCC 53789 genome, AGTGACGCTGGCTATCATTGGGTTGCCTTGGATGGCGATACCGATTTTGGGTGCGATCGCACTAATATTACTACTACAAAAACGCTGGCGATCGCTAGCTTATTTGCTCACCGTCTCACTGGGAAGTGTGATTATCAACCGCACAGCCAAGGAATTAATGCATCGAGTGCGTCCACAATTGTGGCAGTCCATTGCGCCTGAGTCTAGTTTTGCATTTCCCAGTGGTCATGCTATGACGAGTATAACTCTGGTAGCAATTTTACTATCCTTAGCTTGGGCTAGCTCTTGGCGCTGGTTGGTTCTTATCTCCGGCAGCTTATACATAATAGCTATTGCCTGGTGTCGTCTCTATCTGGGGGTACATTTTCCCAGTGACATTCTCGCAGGTTGGATGGTTACATTAGGTTGGGCAATTGGTGTCAGTATAATTATCAAACCGTATATAACTAAAGTCAAAACCGTAGATAGCGAACTCCCCAAGAATGAAACTACCTTACTGCCTGAAGAAAAAGAGTTGATAAATGAGGAGTGATGCTATATCTGCTAAAAGACTTTTATATCCTCTTAAATACCCATTAAAAAGGGGGAATTTGATTCCGCTTTCCCCCTTTTTTAGAGCTGGAGTACATTAATGAGTGCTTAAATCACAACTAAACCTTTTTCAGACAAACTTTTAACTAAAAGGTATTTAAATACACCCATAAATAATTTTCCAGGCCTACTACGATCCTTGCAAAAGCTCATTGATATAACTTATACTCTGTTTAATTTGTTCTGTTAAAGAAGTTCTCAATAAGTCAATAGTTGCGCCTGAAAAATTAAGTAACCCCAAAGCATATAATAGGCTTGAAATACCGATAAAAAGAGCCAAAAGTCTACCAAAACAACCGGGATTAATTTCAATAAAACCTAATTTAGACTGCCCAATTACAGCAATCGTTACAAAAACAATTCCAGCTATTAAAAATGTGCTATTTGGAGTTATATCTGTCATATTACTATTAAGACGCTTCAGTATTTTTATTGTAGCTATTATTAGTCTAAATTTATGTCCTTACTATAACAATCCTAAATGATTTGTAAGAGAATTCATCGTCTGATAACGTCATCTCCCAAAGTATCGGGGAGATGGCAAGGGTTTTACAATTATCTCAAATTCTCACGCATGATTTGGGACTGCTATATGTGCAACAATAAAAATTAATTTACATCTGAGTTAAACGGAAATTTTATTTTTTACTATTTTGCTGAAACTATTTATCTGTAAAACTTTCAGCATCAGAAAGCCAAATTTTTCTCACTCTTGTACTAGACTTGGGTTTAGTTTACATACTATAATACACTAAGTCGATAGGAATAGTGGGTTTTTATGGAAAGCGTCCAAAACGTCAGTCAAGAGTTAAATGTAACAGGAGACAAAGCCCTAGAGGATTTGCAACAATCGACTCCAGAAGAGTTAAAAAAAGACATTTTCAAAAAACTCAGAGGTGGATTTTTTCTGGTACTAGGATATTTATTGTCACCACTATGTTGGTGGAATGACCTACTATTCAATCTGCCGATAGCTTATGGTTTTGGGTATATATGTAGTTTACTTTCCCCAAAATTACTTCTACCTTGTTCAATTATAGGATATTGGCTCTCTAATATTGTGGGAATACTCTTGATGCAATTTGGTTCTAAGGACATTTTTCAAAAAGAACCTCAAGAGCATAACCTCAAAAAAGAATTATTCACGGGTCTAATTTCTTCAACAGCTTATACCCTCTTGATTATACTATTGATCCAGTTGAAGATTCTCGATTCTCCCATTTTATTTGCCAACGGTTAATTTAGCTAATCAAATTCCTACAGAACAAAGATATCCCTGATTTCTTCAATAAGTCGGGGATATAAGCCTCTCAGTGGAGAGCAACTCATTGAAAAAGAATATCAATTTTAATCAAATTTTAAAAATTCACTTAAATTCAATAGCTTTGGAGCCTCCTTGCTTACAATTAATGGCAGCTTACCATTCCATTTTTCTATTGCTTGCCTTTGTAGGATTTCTGGAGTTAAACCATCACGTAATAATCTATGTGCTTCAGCCTCTCCTTTGGCTAAATTAACTTTTGCTTCAGCCTCTTTTGTTGCTCTGAGTGCGATAAACTCTGCTCGTTTTGCTTCTTGTTCCGCAATCTGCTTCGCTTCTACCGCCTCACCAAATCGTTCTGAAAAATGGACATGAACTAGAGAAATATCATCAACTGCAACGTGATAGTTACCTAGCCGTGTAGACAACGCATCATCTACTGCACCTTTTACTTCTCCTCGCTTAGTAATAATTTCTTCAGCAGTATACTTTGCTATTACTGCTTTTAATACTTCTTCAACGGCTGGGTTAATAATTCGCATGACTACAGCTTGTTCATCTCCAATTTCTTGAAAAATGATATTTGCTTCTTGGGGGATAATATGCCAATTTAGAGCTAAATCGGCGAAAACATTTTGTAAATCCTTGGAAGAAGCTTCAGTTGAAATTTCCTGTTTTTGGACTCGAATACTCAAATTTTTCACAGTATTGACTACAGGGATAATTAAGTGAAGTCCTTCTCCTAATATCTGGTTTTGCACTTCGCCAAATTTCATCAATACACCACGTTCTCCTGCATTTACAATTACACAAGGCGTAAGAAAGAGAGTTATCAGGAACAAAAGAGCAGTCAGTTTACCTGCACTGTTAAAAGTTTTATTTTTTATCATCTGTGTGAAACATGTATGCGTCTGGCACAGAGACACATATTTAGGAGTTGTAAGCTTCTTGCCGTTATGCTCTTATAACTTTGGCTCTAAGTCAATTTTCATATCACTCTAGACAATGTGAAAAATAAGTAGTAAATTCCTCAATGATAGGTTAATGTTTTCAACATACAGGCATATAGGTAAGCAGCTAATGTGTACTTTACTACCCAACTTTGGAGATAGTGAAGGCTAATGTGGCTTTATTTTTACCTAAATCACTGTAATGATATCGAAAAACCGTAGTATTTGAAAAGGTAAGTTTGGCTAACAATCTTAAAAATAAGAAAACTTGCCCAAATGCTTCCCCAAGGATGGAGAATATAATCATTGAGGGAATTTGACAGGAAGCAACGCAAACAGCAATGACAATTGTTTGAAGGCTATACGCGACAGCATCTTTAGCAGAAATGGATGGAGGCGCGATGCTTGCAACCGAGTATTACATTTAGCTGATATTTTTGTTTGCCAAACTCATCAGCTGCTTATCCAAGTCTATGAGGTAATCTCTACCGTAAGTTCCATTCTCTAAGCCTGTGACAAGATGATTGGGAATGTCTTTTGTAATTTCTTCGCTACAAGAACCGGCAGCCAGGGCGATCGCAGCTACTGTATCAACATCTCCTGTAAAAGCGATACAATCTTGTAAAAGTTCGCTCATGCTGTCATTTCGCATCACGGCAGTAATCGCGGCTCTGACACTCATCCAACCTTTAGACTTCACTTTACCTTCCCAAGGTTTAGCCCATTCCCCAGATACATAACCTTGGAGAAACTCTCCTAATTTGCGTTTTGCTCCCAGTCGGTAGATAAAATAATGTGACATCAAAGCAGCGGCAACAGCAGCATTGATTCCATCGGTTGTATTGTGGGTAATTGCCGCTTGAATTGTTGCCGCCTCAATGACTTTTTCTGGTGTCGGATAGATGCCAATGGGTGCTGCACGCATCGCACCCCCGCTTTTGTCACTATCAGGGTTAATTTTGGTTAAAAATTCTTCCCCATTCTGAATTTCTAGCAGAAAATGGTAGAAGTTTCGAGAATAACCTTCTCTCTCGTCGCGTTTAAAAGCTCTAACAAAGCTATCGGCTAAAACTTCTGGTGTCCACGGTGATTGAGCAACAATCACTTCCGCAATGGCAATGCTCATCTGGGTGTCATCGGTGTAGCTGCCAGGGATGAGTCGAAAACGGGGATGTTCGACGTATCGACTCAAATCGTTGTTAACGATCATCTCATCAGCATATTCAAAGCCTGCACCGTAGGCATCTGCGATCGCTAACTCTAGCAGCATAAAGGTATTAAATTAAAAACGGACGCGCCAAAAAGAAGCTAGCAATTGATTTAGCATCTACCGCCTCTCCTTCCAGAATAGCTTTCTCTAATTCTTCGGGAGTCAAAAACACAGTTTCGATATCCTCGTCTCCATCTTGTGCTGGTGGTGTCTCTAGCTTTTCCAAATCTCGCGCCAGAAAAGCATAGATAATTTCATCAGAATAACCAGGTGCTAAGAAAAATTCGCCTAATTTGTCCCATTTTTGGGCACTATAGCCAGTTTCTTCTTCGATTTCGCGCTGTATTGTCTCTAAAGGTTCTTCATTTGCTTCCAAAGTTCCTGCCGGAAATTCTAATATCCGTCCCTGAATCGCAAAACGATACTGGCGCACCAGCACAAGTTTGCCCTCTGGTGTCACCGGCACTGCTAAAGCACCACCAGGGTGACGAACACATTCCCATTCTCCCTCCGCTTTATTAGGCAAACGCAAGCGATTGACTTCAAAATCAAACTTGCGTCCTTTATAAAACAAGCGTTGTTTTAGCAGTTGTGGTAATTCTCTACCTAATGGCATAGTAAAATCTGATTATCTGTTAAGTACAGAGGTGATATCAGTCTTTTCTGTGTTTTAAAGATGGTAATTTTAATTGCCCATCGATAAATGTACATCAGAACAGTCTACCTCTTTCAGCAGTTCTTTAATAACACACCCGGATACTGGTTCTATCCAATCAGGGGCAATTTCTGCCAGTGGTACTAACACGAAGGCCCGATCCCGCATTCGTGGGTGGGGAATCTGGAGATTTGGTGTATCTACTATAAAGTCATCAAATAATAACAAATCTAAATCTAGAGTTCGTGGCCCCCACCGTTCTTGACGCACACGCCCAAATTGTTGTTCAATTCCTAACAAAATTTCTAATAACTGCTGGGGTAGCATCTCTACCTGCAATGTCACACAGCCATTTAGATAATCTGGCTGTGGTGGCCCCACAGCTTTAGTTTTGTACCACCTGGATTTAGCTTCTAAGAGAATACCTGGGGTTTGGGCTAAACTTTTGATAGCTGCTTCTAAAATTATTTGGGAATCGCCGATATTACTACCAAGGGCAACGGCGCTTCGTCTGGGCTTTATTGCTGCGTAACCAGCCGCAGCCATCGCAATCTCATTAATTAAGCTTTTTTCGGGCTGTCTGTATGGATACTTCGCTTTACTTGTTCCAAAAAATGCCAACAGTTTGCGTATTCCAATAGATATCAAAAATGACCAGAAGTTTACAAAACTAAATTAACCAAATCTAAAAAACATTATTTTATGGTGAATTTAGTTAATTATTTATAGGATATTATACTAACACAATGGTGGTGTGCTAACCCCAAAGCTGATTGATGGTGGTTATTATAGTTACTACTTTGAGCGAGGAACTGACGTGGGGAAGCTTACCTCCTGGTTCAAGCGAAGACCAACTAACTTGAGTGACTCTGGACAAGGAGGAACAAATGAGAGCTTACCACGAGCATATATGGCACAGGCGAGGCAGTTACTGAGCAAATGAAAATTTTACCATCTAGGATGAAGACCAATCAGGCAACTGGCGGTAAACCACTCTATCGTCGCTTATGGTTTTGGGCAGGCTTGGGTGTAGGTGGTGGGATAGTTGCCTTGATCTATGGCATCAGTCTAATAGACCGCACTTTGCCAGATCAGGCCGAGTTAAACGCCGTGCTGAGAGAGCAAACGCTGACGATCAAAGCCTCTGATGGAACTATATTACAACAACAAGGTGAAGCAACTAGAGAACAGTTAAAACTGGAACAAATACCAGATAATTTAAAAAAAGCTTTCATCGCCTCAGAAGATAGAAGATTTAGGCAACACAACGGATTTGATCCACAAGGGATTGTCAGAGCGGGTTTGAATAATTTGCGATCGCAAGGTGTGGTAGAAGGTGGTAGCACCATCACCCAACAGTTAACGCGGATTCTCTTTTTGAAACAAGAACAGACAATCTGGCGCAAACTCAAAGAAGTCCGCCTAGCACAAAAAATGGAGCATGAATTAACCAAAGATCAGATTCTAGAGCGTTACCTGAATCTGGTTTATTTGGGAGGTGGAGCTTATGGTGTAGCAGATGCCGCCTGGGTATACTTTAGTAAATCCCCAGACCAGCTTACCCTTGCAGAAATGGCAACAATCGCCGGATTAGCCCCCGCTCCTAGCTTATATGCCCCAGACAAGAATCCCGAAGCGGCAATCCGGCGAAGAAATCTGGTATTGCAACGGATGCAAGAGGATGGAGTGATTACACCAGAGCAAAGGCAAGCAGCACTCCAAGAGTCATTAACTCTCAAAAGCAGTTTACCCAAGCGAGTACAAGTAGAATCACCATACTTTACCAGCTACATCCAAAAAGAATTGCCGAAGTATGTTCCTGCTAAAGTGCTGGCAAGTGAGGGATTAGTAGTGGAAACCACGCTGAACCCGGCTTGGCAGAAAGTGGCAGAAGAGGCGGTTGCCAAAACGCTGCGAAATCAAGGGCGCTGGGAGAACTTTAAACAAGCAGCAATGGTTGCCATTGACCCCCGAAGCGGTGAAATTAAGGCAATGGTTGGGGGAAAAGACTTTGGTAAAAACCAGTTTAATCGAGTTACCCAGGCACAACGGCAGCCAGGATCGACATTTAAAGGGTTTGTATATGCCACTGCGATCGCTAGCGGTAAAAGCCCCTACGATAGCTATGAGGATGCACCCTTTGTAGTAGACGGCTACGAACCGAAAAACTATAGTGAAAGATTTCGGGGTTCAATGAATATCCGAGATGCTCTCACCCGCTCTATTAATATTATTGCGGTGAAGGTGTTGATTGATGTCGGATTTACGCCAACGATTAAACTTGCCCATGATATGGGCATAAAATCTGAACTCAAGCCCACCTACTCCTTGGCTCTCGGCTCAAATGAAGTAAATCTACTGGAGTTGACCAGCGCTTATGGCAGTTTTGCAACTCAGGGATTGCACACAGAACCTCATGGTATTACCCGCATCCTCAACCGCCAAGGTAAGGTAATCTGGTCAGCTAATTTCAAATCTAAACGCGCCCTTGACGCTGACAGTGCCGCCATCATGACTTGGATGCTACGTAACGTCGTAGAAGAGGGGACTGGTGCTGCTGCCCAATTAGGTGAGAGACCAGTTGCTGGCAAGACAGGTACTTCTGATGAAGCCCGCGATTTGTGGTTTATTGGCTACATTCCCCAAATGGTGACAGGGGTATGGCTAGGGAATGATGATAACCGCCCCACTTATGGCAGCAGTGGCAGCGCCGCTTACACCTGGCACGAATTTATGGAAAAAGCGGCAGAGGGAATGCCTGTCGAAAAGTTTCCCAAACGGCCAAAGTTAGAAGGTCGCAAAGGTACAATCAAAGCCCAATCCATCAAGCCCAAACAAGTGCTGAATCGTTCTCTTTCCTCTGATAATGACTCAGAAGGAGAAAGTGCTAGAAATTCTGAGGAGAGTGGTTCATCAAGGAGACGTAGGAGAAGGAGCTATTCTCAAGAAGAACAGCAGTCAAACTATACCCCAAGACGGAGAAGGCGCGATCGCAGCGAAGAATCAAATTCTAGTAACTCTTCTTCCGAATCATCTACTCCCCGGCGGCGCTCTAGAAGAGTAGAATCTGACTCTCCCCCACCTCCCAGAACTCGCCGTTCTTCATCTCCTGACAATAATTCCGGTTCTTCATCGCCACAACCATCTTGGCGCGAAAGACTTAGACCTTCTAATTAATGAAGAGTGGGCATTGGGCATTGGGCATTGGGCAAAACAGTTCCGTTAGCGATAGCGTGGCGTTTAGCCCTTGCTGTTAGCGGTAGCGGGGCAGCCCGTGAAGAGTTGGAGTTACGAATTCTCCCCCTGCCCCCCTGCTCCCCTGCTCCCCTGCTCCTCTGCTTCCCTGCTCCCCTGCCCCTCTGCCTCCCCTGCCCTTTTATCTGCAATATGAAGTTACTCAAACTAAACTAGGGGAGGATGTTAAGTGATACGCTCATTCTATAGTGTGTCAAGTAGTGTTACTTAACATTGGAGAATATACTCATGCATATATTGATGCAGGCAGCCGATTCAGTTGCAACAGGTGGTGGTCATTTTCCCTTTGCTTTCACCTTGGTGTATGTCGTTGGTTTTATTGCTGCTGTAAGCATTGGTTCAATAGCTTGGTACAACTCGAAACGCCCCGCAGGTTGGGAAAGCAAAGAGCGTCCTGATTTTGTGCCTAAAGTTGATAAAGAAGAAACTCCGGGTGTGGGGAAACCGAAGTCATAATTTAGTCATTAGTCATTAGTCATTAGTCATTAGACTATGAACTTTTGACTATGATTAGGTTTGTACGTCAACCCAACGACGGTAAAGCTTTTGAATTTGTTTGAGAAGTTTAGTCTGAATCGGTTGAGTTGAATCATTTGGCTTCGCTATATCTTGCAATTGGGTCAAGAGTCTAGCTTCTTCGACGGCGACTTCGCCATCGCTATAAATTAAGCCACTGATGGCTTCAATCAGATTTTCACAATCTTCAAGGCTGGGGCGATCGCCTAAATACTCCCGCACCCAGTCATAACATTCTTTTGGCTGTACAGGAACTAATTCGTATAGCCAAGGCTTAATTTCTGGATCGTTAGCCAAACCTTTTGCTTGAGCTATTTCGCGGAGATATTGCCGTTCTTCTGGCTGGATTCTGCCATCAATCCAGGCTGCTCCAATCAGGATTTTAACTAAGTTTTTGACATTGGAAGGGGTAACCATTGCTGCCTCCTCTGGTAGATTCAGGCCACCATCAAATCGTACAATCCCAAACAGTATTCACTCGGAATTATTGGTTTTTCTTAAGCGAACCATAAAAAAGCCATCCATGTCCTGTCGGTGGGGCCAGACTTTAAACCAACCTTGAGGGGTGCTATATGCAGAAGCAGCCAACTCAATGCCCTTTGGAGGCTCAATTTGCCAATGAGGAGACTCAGCTAAAAATGCCGAAATCACTTCTTCGTTTTCTGCTGGATGCAATGTACAGGTGGCATAAACTAGTACACCACCAGCTTTGACAAAAGTTGATGTATGTGTTAACAATTCTTTTTGCAGCACCGAAAGTTCCAGGACAGATTCTGGTGTCTGTCGCCAACGAGCATCAGCATGACGGTGCATGGTTCCTAACCCGGAACATGGAGCATCTAATAATACGCGGTCTGCTGTGTTTTGAAATTGGTTGGAATGGCGGCTGTCGCCAGTATAAATTTGGATAGATTGTAAATTTAGGCGTTGAGAATTTTCTTGAAGTTTGCGA contains:
- a CDS encoding TerB family tellurite resistance protein, whose product is MVTPSNVKNLVKILIGAAWIDGRIQPEERQYLREIAQAKGLANDPEIKPWLYELVPVQPKECYDWVREYLGDRPSLEDCENLIEAISGLIYSDGEVAVEEARLLTQLQDIAKPNDSTQPIQTKLLKQIQKLYRRWVDVQT
- a CDS encoding NUDIX hydrolase; its protein translation is MPLGRELPQLLKQRLFYKGRKFDFEVNRLRLPNKAEGEWECVRHPGGALAVPVTPEGKLVLVRQYRFAIQGRILEFPAGTLEANEEPLETIQREIEEETGYSAQKWDKLGEFFLAPGYSDEIIYAFLARDLEKLETPPAQDGDEDIETVFLTPEELEKAILEGEAVDAKSIASFFLARPFLI
- a CDS encoding ADP-ribosylglycohydrolase family protein, which codes for MLLELAIADAYGAGFEYADEMIVNNDLSRYVEHPRFRLIPGSYTDDTQMSIAIAEVIVAQSPWTPEVLADSFVRAFKRDEREGYSRNFYHFLLEIQNGEEFLTKINPDSDKSGGAMRAAPIGIYPTPEKVIEAATIQAAITHNTTDGINAAVAAALMSHYFIYRLGAKRKLGEFLQGYVSGEWAKPWEGKVKSKGWMSVRAAITAVMRNDSMSELLQDCIAFTGDVDTVAAIALAAGSCSEEITKDIPNHLVTGLENGTYGRDYLIDLDKQLMSLANKNIS
- a CDS encoding phosphatase PAP2 family protein, with product MEKANKESQSPLSFLKNLLIARWRSLLLLLIGVYLPLQVFEILTVKIWENQAGFPWDVPILLAVHSTANPQLDVLAVTLAIIGLPWMAIPILGAIALILLLQKRWRSLAYLLTVSLGSVIINRTAKELMHRVRPQLWQSIAPESSFAFPSGHAMTSITLVAILLSLAWASSWRWLVLISGSLYIIAIAWCRLYLGVHFPSDILAGWMVTLGWAIGVSIIIKPYITKVKTVDSELPKNETTLLPEEKELINEE
- a CDS encoding penicillin-binding protein 1A, producing the protein MKILPSRMKTNQATGGKPLYRRLWFWAGLGVGGGIVALIYGISLIDRTLPDQAELNAVLREQTLTIKASDGTILQQQGEATREQLKLEQIPDNLKKAFIASEDRRFRQHNGFDPQGIVRAGLNNLRSQGVVEGGSTITQQLTRILFLKQEQTIWRKLKEVRLAQKMEHELTKDQILERYLNLVYLGGGAYGVADAAWVYFSKSPDQLTLAEMATIAGLAPAPSLYAPDKNPEAAIRRRNLVLQRMQEDGVITPEQRQAALQESLTLKSSLPKRVQVESPYFTSYIQKELPKYVPAKVLASEGLVVETTLNPAWQKVAEEAVAKTLRNQGRWENFKQAAMVAIDPRSGEIKAMVGGKDFGKNQFNRVTQAQRQPGSTFKGFVYATAIASGKSPYDSYEDAPFVVDGYEPKNYSERFRGSMNIRDALTRSINIIAVKVLIDVGFTPTIKLAHDMGIKSELKPTYSLALGSNEVNLLELTSAYGSFATQGLHTEPHGITRILNRQGKVIWSANFKSKRALDADSAAIMTWMLRNVVEEGTGAAAQLGERPVAGKTGTSDEARDLWFIGYIPQMVTGVWLGNDDNRPTYGSSGSAAYTWHEFMEKAAEGMPVEKFPKRPKLEGRKGTIKAQSIKPKQVLNRSLSSDNDSEGESARNSEESGSSRRRRRRSYSQEEQQSNYTPRRRRRDRSEESNSSNSSSESSTPRRRSRRVESDSPPPPRTRRSSSPDNNSGSSSPQPSWRERLRPSN
- the folK gene encoding 2-amino-4-hydroxy-6-hydroxymethyldihydropteridine diphosphokinase, which produces MAAAGYAAIKPRRSAVALGSNIGDSQIILEAAIKSLAQTPGILLEAKSRWYKTKAVGPPQPDYLNGCVTLQVEMLPQQLLEILLGIEQQFGRVRQERWGPRTLDLDLLLFDDFIVDTPNLQIPHPRMRDRAFVLVPLAEIAPDWIEPVSGCVIKELLKEVDCSDVHLSMGN
- a CDS encoding prohibitin family protein, giving the protein MIKNKTFNSAGKLTALLFLITLFLTPCVIVNAGERGVLMKFGEVQNQILGEGLHLIIPVVNTVKNLSIRVQKQEISTEASSKDLQNVFADLALNWHIIPQEANIIFQEIGDEQAVVMRIINPAVEEVLKAVIAKYTAEEIITKRGEVKGAVDDALSTRLGNYHVAVDDISLVHVHFSERFGEAVEAKQIAEQEAKRAEFIALRATKEAEAKVNLAKGEAEAHRLLRDGLTPEILQRQAIEKWNGKLPLIVSKEAPKLLNLSEFLKFD